In the genome of Candidatus Nitrosotenuis sp. DW1, one region contains:
- a CDS encoding DUF167 domain-containing protein, with translation MLYQVHVEFNSDSITVDGNEITIGVKSKPVDGQANKEVIKKMAKHFGVSSGNVSIRKGHRSRYKIIEIV, from the coding sequence TTGTTATACCAAGTGCACGTCGAGTTCAACTCAGATTCTATCACAGTAGATGGCAACGAGATAACAATAGGCGTAAAATCAAAACCAGTAGACGGTCAGGCAAACAAGGAAGTCATAAAGAAAATGGCAAAACATTTCGGTGTGTCTTCTGGAAACGTGTCAATAAGAAAAGGTCACAGGTCAAGGTATAAAATTATTGAGATAGTCTAG
- a CDS encoding DUF1802 family protein has translation MNALKEWATVVKALESGDQTVILRKGGILEVASGFLVESKKFLLFPTFEHQTYDNLKPQFHKYLDIAMGQKPKEGQNKITSYAEVLSESDVLSDDKINQLSQFHIWSDPYIATRRNWMPDKPMKAVFLKVYKVPEFEIPLKPEYQGCKSWIDINANLSSGESVLSQTELDLRLAKFKEIVN, from the coding sequence ATGAACGCGCTAAAGGAGTGGGCAACAGTTGTCAAGGCACTTGAATCAGGAGACCAGACAGTCATTTTGCGAAAAGGCGGAATACTGGAAGTTGCGTCCGGGTTTTTAGTAGAATCAAAAAAATTTCTTCTTTTTCCCACATTTGAGCACCAAACCTACGACAACCTAAAGCCGCAGTTTCACAAGTATTTGGATATTGCAATGGGGCAGAAACCAAAGGAGGGACAAAACAAAATAACATCGTATGCCGAAGTCCTATCAGAGTCAGACGTATTATCTGACGATAAAATTAACCAGCTATCCCAGTTCCACATTTGGAGTGATCCATACATTGCGACAAGAAGAAACTGGATGCCAGACAAGCCAATGAAGGCAGTGTTTCTCAAAGTATACAAGGTGCCCGAATTTGAAATTCCGCTAAAACCAGAATATCAGGGTTGCAAATCTTGGATAGACATAAATGCAAATCTCAGTTCTGGAGAATCAGTTTTGAGCCAGACAGAACTCGATTTGAGATTGGCAAAGTTCAAGGAGATCGTAAATTGA
- a CDS encoding transcription initiation factor IIB translates to MNITELQTCCPECKSSLVDDVHNGEQICSMCGIVVMEQMADYGPESKSSSIEERTKLTRASGQTTFSQHDLGIATEISISTKDFSGKTINYQVANQMHNLRKWQQRVRVSSPRERRLANVLTVIGGTCQSLALSSNVLETSSMIYRNLDSHMEVKGKSVACIAAAVIYMACKQCDVVRSLEEICSGTGSNKDLKMKTKLAAKYYRTLVMELGSVTAPVITMDKYISKISNMTNTDVRVERLALEIAEKTDDASVADGKAPNGIAAAYLYIASVLLGQNVLQRDVSSIAGVTEVTIRNRCKEILSCYKLNLTLRPSLAKN, encoded by the coding sequence ATGAACATAACAGAACTACAAACATGCTGCCCAGAATGTAAATCGTCACTAGTTGATGACGTACACAATGGCGAGCAAATTTGTTCCATGTGCGGAATTGTAGTCATGGAACAGATGGCAGACTATGGCCCAGAATCAAAAAGCTCAAGCATCGAAGAAAGAACAAAGCTCACACGAGCAAGCGGACAAACTACTTTTTCGCAACACGACTTGGGAATTGCAACAGAAATTTCCATCAGTACAAAGGACTTTTCTGGAAAGACAATCAACTACCAAGTTGCAAATCAGATGCACAACCTCCGGAAATGGCAACAAAGAGTCAGGGTATCATCCCCAAGAGAGAGAAGGCTTGCAAATGTTCTCACCGTAATTGGTGGAACATGTCAAAGCCTGGCACTTTCTTCAAACGTTTTAGAGACATCGTCAATGATTTACAGAAATCTTGACTCACATATGGAGGTAAAAGGCAAATCTGTTGCGTGCATCGCTGCTGCCGTGATTTACATGGCGTGCAAACAATGCGATGTAGTAAGGTCACTTGAGGAAATTTGCAGTGGCACTGGATCCAATAAGGATCTCAAAATGAAGACAAAGCTTGCTGCAAAATACTATAGAACGCTCGTAATGGAGCTTGGTTCAGTAACCGCACCTGTCATAACTATGGACAAGTACATCTCCAAGATCTCAAACATGACAAACACGGATGTGCGAGTAGAAAGACTCGCCTTGGAGATTGCCGAAAAGACAGACGACGCAAGTGTAGCAGATGGCAAAGCGCCAAACGGAATCGCTGCAGCGTACCTGTACATCGCATCTGTCTTGCTTGGACAAAACGTGCTTCAGCGCGACGTATCCAGCATTGCAGGGGTAACCGAAGTCACCATACGTAACAGATGTAAAGAAATTCTTTCATGCTACAAGCTGAATCTGACACTAAGACCAAGTTTAGCCAAAAACTAA
- a CDS encoding aldo/keto reductase: MKYKTLGKSGIRVSEIGFGAWTIALDWWGKKIEDDEAKRMLKRAYDLGINFFETGDMYGKGKSEKLIGEVFKGMRNEIVISTKYGYEFEGAQQIGHSELPQRFDPLFTEHALEKSLERLQTDYIDVYGLHNPKMYHIKDDVIFHTLDNKINEGKINTYQVALGPAIGWTQEGLEAMNRKNVSAVQTVYNILEQTPGNELIEAAERKNVGILVRVPDASGILTGKVSADTKIDEKDHRSVRKGEWVKASLAKVEQLRPIANRNGLNITELAIKFIISKKAVSSVLPTVISTEEIEMFSAMSDGKYLSSQDMREITNLYNSWPPYEIKSTAQAA; the protein is encoded by the coding sequence TTGAAATACAAGACGCTTGGAAAATCAGGAATTAGGGTATCCGAAATAGGATTTGGGGCGTGGACAATTGCGCTTGACTGGTGGGGCAAAAAAATAGAGGACGACGAGGCAAAAAGAATGCTCAAACGTGCTTACGATTTAGGAATTAACTTTTTTGAGACGGGGGACATGTACGGCAAGGGAAAAAGCGAAAAGCTGATCGGCGAGGTGTTCAAGGGAATGAGAAACGAGATAGTCATTTCCACAAAATACGGTTACGAGTTTGAAGGCGCGCAGCAAATTGGCCACAGCGAGCTGCCGCAAAGATTCGATCCATTGTTCACAGAGCATGCGCTGGAAAAAAGCCTTGAAAGACTTCAGACAGACTACATTGACGTTTATGGGCTGCACAATCCAAAAATGTACCACATCAAAGACGATGTGATATTCCATACGCTTGACAATAAGATTAATGAAGGAAAAATAAACACGTACCAAGTTGCACTTGGTCCAGCGATAGGTTGGACGCAGGAAGGTCTAGAGGCGATGAACCGAAAGAACGTTTCCGCCGTCCAGACAGTGTACAACATTTTGGAGCAGACACCTGGAAACGAGTTAATCGAGGCAGCCGAAAGAAAGAATGTCGGAATCCTGGTTCGTGTCCCTGACGCGTCAGGCATATTGACAGGAAAGGTGTCAGCAGATACAAAGATTGATGAAAAAGATCATCGCTCTGTTCGGAAGGGGGAGTGGGTCAAGGCATCACTTGCCAAAGTAGAACAGCTAAGGCCAATTGCCAACAGAAACGGCCTTAACATTACGGAGCTTGCAATCAAATTCATCATATCAAAGAAGGCAGTCTCGTCTGTTTTGCCAACTGTGATCAGCACAGAAGAAATCGAAATGTTTTCCGCAATGTCAGACGGAAAATACCTAAGCTCACAAGACATGAGAGAAATAACAAATTTGTACAACTCTTGGCCTCCGTACGAGATCAAGTCAACTGCTCAAGCTGCATAA
- the sufC gene encoding Fe-S cluster assembly ATPase SufC — translation MAVLEIRDLHVQREGKLILKGVNLKTGPGEVHAIMGPNGSGKSTLAYTLLGHPKYEVTQGQILLDGEDITHASTDERAKKGLFLGFQYPTEVSGVGFSHFLRTSYNALSKSLASSDREVFITVREFQNYLKKNLQTVGLGDDFLSRYLNEGFSGGEKKRSEVLQMAVLKPKVSILDEPDSGLDIDAVQAVAKAISDVSTPDATIIVITHYARILKFLKKLDYVHVFARGQVLKSGDASLADELEKKGYDWIVNA, via the coding sequence ATGGCAGTACTTGAGATTAGGGATTTGCACGTCCAAAGAGAAGGAAAACTAATTCTCAAAGGCGTGAATCTAAAGACAGGTCCGGGAGAGGTCCACGCAATAATGGGTCCAAACGGCTCTGGAAAAAGTACACTTGCCTACACTCTTCTCGGTCACCCAAAATACGAGGTGACACAGGGACAAATTCTGCTTGACGGTGAAGACATCACGCATGCATCAACTGACGAGCGGGCAAAAAAAGGACTATTCTTAGGATTCCAGTATCCGACAGAGGTATCAGGTGTCGGCTTTTCGCACTTTCTTAGAACATCATACAACGCATTGAGCAAATCACTTGCATCAAGTGACAGAGAGGTGTTCATCACAGTTAGAGAATTTCAAAATTACCTGAAAAAGAACTTACAGACAGTGGGCCTTGGAGATGACTTTCTCTCAAGATATCTAAACGAGGGATTTTCTGGTGGAGAAAAGAAAAGATCAGAGGTGCTCCAGATGGCAGTCCTAAAACCCAAAGTCTCCATCCTAGACGAGCCAGACTCGGGTCTTGACATTGATGCGGTGCAGGCAGTTGCAAAGGCAATCAGCGACGTCTCAACACCAGATGCAACAATCATAGTGATTACCCATTATGCGAGAATTCTAAAATTCCTCAAAAAATTAGATTATGTGCACGTGTTTGCGCGAGGGCAAGTCCTAAAATCAGGAGATGCTTCACTTGCAGACGAGTTAGAGAAGAAAGGCTACGACTGGATCGTAAACGCATAG
- a CDS encoding signal recognition particle subunit SRP19/SEC65 family protein, producing MKDYEHIVVWLDYFNKTLTKRMGRRLPKDKCVFDPSLKELTDAAKEAGFETTTSDDKVRFPRRAFVRSGYITLPKVTPKAKVLYKISEKLVAKRAKQSK from the coding sequence ATGAAAGATTACGAACACATCGTAGTCTGGTTAGATTATTTCAATAAGACATTGACAAAAAGAATGGGGCGGAGACTCCCAAAAGACAAATGCGTTTTTGATCCTTCCCTCAAAGAACTAACAGATGCTGCAAAGGAAGCTGGATTTGAAACAACTACATCTGACGACAAGGTTCGATTCCCAAGAAGAGCATTTGTCAGGTCAGGATACATAACGCTACCAAAAGTCACTCCGAAGGCAAAAGTCCTCTACAAGATTTCAGAAAAACTCGTTGCAAAAAGAGCAAAACAATCAAAATAA
- a CDS encoding chlorite dismutase family protein — protein sequence MMEESKRTFFNFSFFKIDPKWRWMADLAKEESAKEIEQVIRNSKVKFRAYSTLGLRDDAEFLFWFSADNVEAIQEVISKIYLTVFGKYIIPSHVYLSSTRQSMYAKAGRVSSFVEGNDPLRYAIVYPFIKTREWYLLPVEQRKKMMDEHIMVGQKFPQVVLNTTYSFGIHDEDFMLAFETDDLHAFQDLIMELRETQVSRYIERDTPMIVCVKKDIIPLIASLG from the coding sequence ATCATGGAAGAATCAAAGCGGACGTTTTTCAATTTCTCGTTTTTTAAAATAGACCCAAAGTGGAGATGGATGGCAGACTTGGCAAAAGAAGAATCTGCCAAGGAAATAGAGCAAGTGATTCGAAACTCCAAGGTAAAATTCAGGGCATACTCCACACTAGGGCTGAGAGATGATGCCGAGTTTTTGTTCTGGTTTTCTGCAGACAATGTCGAGGCAATCCAAGAGGTCATCTCAAAGATATACCTGACAGTATTTGGAAAATACATCATTCCATCTCATGTTTACCTTTCCTCAACTAGGCAGTCAATGTACGCAAAGGCAGGCAGGGTCTCATCTTTTGTTGAGGGAAATGATCCGCTAAGATACGCAATCGTTTATCCATTCATCAAGACGCGAGAGTGGTACCTCCTGCCGGTGGAGCAACGAAAGAAGATGATGGACGAGCACATCATGGTTGGTCAGAAATTTCCGCAAGTTGTGTTAAACACGACGTATTCTTTTGGAATCCACGACGAGGATTTCATGCTGGCATTTGAAACAGACGACCTGCACGCGTTTCAGGATTTGATAATGGAGCTGCGTGAAACCCAGGTCTCAAGGTATATTGAGCGGGACACGCCGATGATTGTCTGCGTCAAGAAAGATATTATTCCACTAATTGCAAGTCTTGGGTAG
- a CDS encoding 30S ribosomal protein S8e gives MKRSVENLSTSKITGGRRHPLRTRRKYDMDRFPNEANIGAQVTVTRQVRANHTKTGLKTIDYVNLAMPDAKVKKTKILKVLENATNSDYQRRGVISKGAILETESGKCRVVSRPGQHGVVNAILLK, from the coding sequence GTGAAGAGATCAGTAGAGAATCTTTCAACAAGCAAGATAACAGGCGGAAGAAGACATCCGTTACGAACCAGAAGAAAGTATGACATGGATAGATTTCCAAATGAGGCAAACATCGGAGCCCAAGTCACAGTGACAAGACAGGTTCGTGCAAATCACACAAAGACAGGACTCAAAACAATCGATTATGTTAATTTGGCAATGCCAGATGCTAAAGTGAAAAAAACTAAAATTCTCAAAGTTTTAGAAAACGCAACAAACAGCGACTACCAAAGACGTGGAGTAATTTCCAAGGGCGCAATTTTAGAAACAGAAAGCGGCAAGTGCCGTGTTGTTTCAAGACCAGGACAGCACGGAGTAGTAAACGCAATTCTCTTAAAGTGA
- the ahbA gene encoding siroheme decarboxylase subunit alpha, producing MDSLDKEILNEIQWSFPLVSEPYKELANRFHLTTDEMKNRISNLKSVGVLRQLSAIFDTRKLGYKSSLVAMSIEPDKLDYVANQINRHPGVSHNYERNHEYNLWFTLATPPGTDLKTEVDKFSKLGGIKKVRLLPTIKLFKIGVKLEMVDEKKQEVKPSEEKKQIVETKFVPTEKDKEFIRQLQKDLEVVDRPFLQAAKNLGMTEDQVFEQLKQYEKIGVMRRYAAILRHRDVGFTANGMIVWNVPEPRIEEVGEILGAFPQVSHCYQRPSYQDWQYNVFSMVHCKSIPEAEDVAKEIQQQIKVDDYRILFSSREFKKTRVEYFTENEFKIEETITV from the coding sequence CTGGATTCACTTGACAAAGAAATACTAAATGAGATCCAGTGGTCGTTTCCTCTAGTGTCTGAGCCATACAAGGAGCTTGCAAACAGGTTTCACCTCACCACCGATGAGATGAAAAATAGAATTTCTAACCTAAAATCTGTTGGAGTCCTGCGACAACTCTCGGCAATTTTTGACACAAGAAAGCTTGGATACAAGAGCTCACTTGTCGCAATGTCGATAGAACCAGATAAACTGGATTATGTTGCAAATCAAATTAATCGTCATCCTGGAGTCTCCCACAACTATGAGCGAAACCACGAGTACAATCTCTGGTTTACACTGGCAACCCCTCCTGGTACTGATCTTAAAACAGAAGTTGATAAATTTTCAAAACTTGGCGGAATAAAAAAGGTCAGATTGCTTCCAACTATCAAACTATTCAAAATTGGCGTAAAACTTGAGATGGTCGATGAGAAAAAACAGGAAGTAAAGCCGTCCGAGGAAAAAAAGCAAATCGTTGAAACCAAGTTTGTCCCAACTGAAAAAGACAAGGAGTTCATAAGGCAACTGCAAAAGGACCTTGAGGTGGTTGACAGGCCGTTTCTACAGGCAGCCAAAAACCTTGGCATGACAGAAGACCAAGTCTTTGAGCAACTAAAACAGTATGAAAAAATCGGCGTCATGAGAAGATATGCTGCCATTTTAAGACACCGAGACGTCGGATTTACAGCAAACGGAATGATTGTTTGGAATGTACCGGAGCCTCGAATTGAGGAGGTGGGTGAAATTCTTGGCGCATTTCCGCAGGTAAGTCACTGCTATCAAAGGCCGTCATATCAGGACTGGCAGTACAACGTATTTTCAATGGTTCACTGCAAGTCTATTCCAGAAGCAGAGGATGTAGCAAAAGAAATCCAGCAGCAAATCAAGGTGGATGATTATAGAATTCTGTTTAGCTCACGCGAATTCAAAAAGACGCGAGTAGAATATTTTACAGAAAACGAATTCAAAATCGAAGAAACAATTACTGTCTAG
- a CDS encoding tetratricopeptide repeat protein — protein MSYLGNPIDVIKKLYSEQKWHEIFTYCQTMLESDPKDLVALQNIATALLQVGKYDDVISYCDTVLQMNPTDEYALKNKIFALERLKKHDQIIMCCDKLLEKNQQDSWTLDSKGLALNELNRHDEAISNYDASLKINPNNTTALMNKAITLSYLERYADAIPIYDKVQSVDNTIKEAGLAKSEAYTKLGKPDEAFLAAQGLLVPDILKFKEKAAEKQMRVFDYYCLNEFLEIEKREKQHREKLDS, from the coding sequence TTGAGCTATCTTGGAAACCCAATAGACGTAATAAAGAAACTCTATTCTGAACAAAAATGGCATGAAATATTCACATACTGCCAAACCATGCTAGAATCGGACCCAAAGGACTTGGTTGCATTGCAAAACATAGCGACTGCGCTATTGCAAGTAGGCAAGTATGATGACGTGATATCGTACTGTGACACTGTCTTGCAAATGAATCCCACTGACGAATATGCACTAAAAAACAAAATATTTGCGCTGGAGCGACTCAAAAAACACGATCAAATTATCATGTGCTGCGACAAGCTCCTAGAAAAAAATCAACAAGACTCTTGGACACTTGACAGCAAAGGGTTGGCGCTAAATGAGCTAAACAGACATGATGAGGCAATATCAAATTATGATGCATCACTCAAAATTAACCCAAACAACACGACTGCGCTTATGAACAAGGCAATCACTCTTTCATATCTAGAACGGTATGCCGATGCCATACCTATCTATGACAAGGTGCAGTCAGTCGATAATACTATCAAAGAGGCAGGGCTTGCAAAATCTGAGGCATATACAAAATTAGGAAAGCCTGACGAGGCATTCTTGGCTGCACAAGGCTTACTAGTGCCAGACATTTTAAAGTTCAAAGAAAAGGCAGCGGAAAAACAAATGAGGGTCTTTGACTATTACTGCTTAAATGAATTTTTGGAAATTGAAAAAAGAGAAAAACAGCACCGTGAAAAACTAGATTCATAA
- a CDS encoding H/ACA ribonucleoprotein complex subunit GAR1, whose protein sequence is MQEVGEIMHLASSGRVIIRLKVPLDEGRIVCDNTGRKVAKVTEMIGPVSKPYASAISLTNNIKKYIDQKVYSLDEPVIKRDKFRKRKR, encoded by the coding sequence TTGCAGGAGGTAGGGGAAATTATGCACTTGGCCAGTAGTGGCAGAGTCATCATACGACTCAAGGTACCACTTGATGAAGGCAGAATTGTTTGTGACAACACCGGAAGGAAGGTTGCCAAAGTAACGGAAATGATAGGCCCGGTATCAAAGCCATATGCTTCGGCAATATCCCTGACAAACAATATCAAAAAATACATCGACCAAAAAGTGTACTCCCTTGATGAACCTGTGATTAAACGTGATAAATTTAGGAAGAGAAAAAGATGA